Proteins from one Verrucomicrobiaceae bacterium genomic window:
- a CDS encoding nucleoside recognition protein, which translates to MLNKIWAVLLFIGIIVAGITGHISGTGSVVDEAAKAAEKAVMGIALPLAGMMMFWLGVLRLMEKGGVLSAVVRTFRPVLRRLFPDVPPEHPAMGAMVMNLSANMLGLSNNATPMGLKAMGHLQELNVQKQSPSNTMVTFLALNTAGFTLIPITAMNFLNAAGISNSYRVIIPTILATACTSTTAVIAARFFQRMPRFAQTTDAPEAPDAVGVPSASASGISRRAKGWLGLLTVLFIGISALELGPRHWRPDFLAKTGLQSVIQNSEKHQAEAARIMAEKKAAAATAQQTSASVPSGVSLWRRTMDGASGLAIPAILLAAVGLAWARGVPVYEEFVEGAKEGFQVAVRIMPYLVAMLSVLGILRASGAFLLLEHLLAPLLTLLGFPVELLSLALMRPLSGSGAQGLLTEILTRADLSESVKLTAAILYGSTETTFYVLTVYFGSVGIRRFRHALLAGLTADFVGMVAAIGFGRLLFA; encoded by the coding sequence ATGCTGAATAAAATCTGGGCCGTCCTCCTTTTCATCGGAATCATCGTCGCGGGTATCACCGGGCACATCTCTGGCACAGGCAGCGTGGTCGATGAGGCGGCGAAGGCGGCTGAAAAGGCCGTGATGGGCATCGCCCTGCCCCTGGCGGGCATGATGATGTTTTGGCTCGGTGTGCTGCGCCTGATGGAGAAAGGCGGCGTGCTGAGTGCGGTGGTGCGCACTTTCCGCCCGGTGCTGCGTAGGCTCTTTCCTGATGTGCCGCCAGAGCATCCGGCGATGGGCGCGATGGTGATGAATCTCTCTGCGAACATGCTCGGACTCTCCAACAACGCCACGCCGATGGGCCTCAAAGCCATGGGGCACCTCCAGGAGCTCAATGTTCAAAAGCAGAGCCCCAGCAACACGATGGTCACCTTCCTCGCGCTGAACACTGCCGGCTTCACGCTCATCCCGATCACCGCGATGAATTTCCTCAATGCCGCTGGTATCAGCAATAGCTACCGCGTCATCATCCCCACAATCCTCGCGACGGCATGCACCAGCACCACCGCGGTGATCGCCGCACGCTTCTTCCAGCGCATGCCCCGCTTTGCGCAGACGACCGATGCACCTGAGGCCCCAGATGCTGTGGGAGTGCCATCCGCCAGCGCCAGCGGCATCTCCCGGCGGGCCAAAGGATGGCTCGGCCTGCTCACGGTGCTCTTTATCGGCATCTCTGCGTTGGAGCTAGGCCCACGGCACTGGCGGCCGGATTTCCTGGCGAAAACAGGCCTGCAAAGCGTGATCCAGAACTCCGAAAAGCATCAAGCTGAAGCGGCACGCATCATGGCCGAGAAAAAGGCTGCGGCTGCTACGGCACAACAAACCAGCGCCAGCGTGCCAAGCGGGGTCTCCCTCTGGCGCCGCACGATGGATGGTGCCTCTGGACTCGCCATCCCCGCGATTCTACTCGCGGCCGTGGGCCTCGCCTGGGCACGAGGAGTGCCGGTGTATGAGGAATTCGTCGAAGGAGCCAAAGAGGGCTTCCAGGTCGCTGTGCGCATCATGCCCTACCTCGTCGCCATGCTCTCGGTGCTCGGCATTTTGCGTGCGAGTGGTGCCTTTTTATTGCTGGAGCATCTTTTGGCGCCGCTACTCACGCTACTGGGTTTCCCGGTGGAGCTGCTCTCTCTAGCGCTCATGCGACCACTCAGTGGATCGGGTGCTCAGGGCCTGCTGACAGAGATCCTGACCCGCGCAGACCTGTCCGAGTCGGTGAAGCTGACGGCGGCTATCCTTTATGGCTCCACAGAGACGACTTTCTATGTGCTAACCGTGTACTTCGGCAGTGTCGGCATCCGCCGTTTTCGCCATGCCTTACTCGCGGGCCTCACAGCTGACTTCGTCGGCATGGTCGCCGCGATCGGCTTTGGGCGGTTACTCTTCGCTTGA
- a CDS encoding DNA-binding protein, whose amino-acid sequence MRNFESDEERRPHNPPLHSEKIVTDRKIFFLDLKENDRGRFIKITEDVRGRRDTIILPIEAAQEFMDAMMRALDVANGGDGSVDED is encoded by the coding sequence ATGAGGAACTTTGAATCAGATGAAGAACGGCGGCCGCATAATCCGCCGCTGCATTCGGAAAAAATCGTGACGGACAGGAAGATATTCTTCCTGGACCTCAAAGAGAACGACCGCGGTCGATTCATCAAAATCACCGAGGACGTGCGCGGACGACGCGACACGATCATCCTACCCATCGAGGCCGCACAGGAGTTCATGGACGCGATGATGCGTGCACTGGACGTGGCCAATGGCGGTGACGGCAGCGTGGACGAGGATTGA
- a CDS encoding methyltransferase domain-containing protein, whose protein sequence is MQITSWEQAYVDEFTPWDRGEPSPPLAEWFTRHTITGRVLVPGCGLGHDVAHLATLGLDAVGLDIAPTAISRARQLYPQLAERFVCEDLFQHEGHYDAVVEHTCLCALTPDLRVQYRDAMARLLRPGGLLIGIWFINPELDPGETGPPFGITPDELAVLFAPSFEIIENYVPETGYPSRQGRELLRVMQRRA, encoded by the coding sequence ATGCAGATTACCAGTTGGGAGCAGGCCTACGTCGATGAATTCACTCCGTGGGACCGTGGAGAGCCCTCTCCGCCGCTGGCGGAATGGTTCACGCGCCATACGATCACCGGTCGCGTGCTCGTTCCAGGCTGCGGATTGGGGCATGATGTGGCGCATCTCGCCACACTGGGCCTGGATGCCGTAGGGCTAGACATCGCCCCCACGGCCATCAGCCGCGCTCGCCAGCTCTACCCCCAGCTCGCGGAGCGCTTCGTCTGCGAGGATCTTTTTCAGCACGAAGGTCACTATGACGCTGTCGTAGAGCATACCTGCCTCTGCGCTTTGACCCCAGATCTGCGTGTACAGTATCGTGATGCGATGGCGCGGCTACTACGCCCTGGTGGACTGCTCATTGGCATCTGGTTCATCAATCCAGAGCTCGATCCTGGCGAGACCGGGCCGCCCTTTGGCATCACGCCTGATGAACTGGCCGTGCTCTTTGCCCCCAGCTTTGAAATTATCGAAAATTATGTGCCCGAAACAGGCTACCCAAGCCGGCAGGGACGTGAGCTGCTGCGGGTGATGCAGCGGCGTGCGTGA